A section of the Sulfurihydrogenibium sp. genome encodes:
- a CDS encoding 16S rRNA pseudouridine(516) synthase has translation MLNKPAGYITATEDEEYPTVLDLFSDLPIASKLFPVGRLDIDTEGLLILTTDGQFGHRLSHPKWNIEKEYYAIVEGDTSNIDFSEYENKGIYLKKEKYQTKPFKVKVLNTSKDKSEILITLTEGKYHLVKRIMQELGHPVLYLKRIRIGSLKLDEDLLPGEFRELTEKEIKELKKLIKMND, from the coding sequence ATGTTGAATAAACCTGCCGGTTACATCACAGCAACAGAAGATGAAGAATATCCAACAGTTTTAGATTTATTCTCAGATTTACCAATAGCTTCTAAGCTCTTTCCGGTAGGAAGGCTTGATATAGATACAGAAGGACTTTTAATCCTAACAACAGATGGTCAATTTGGACACAGGCTTTCTCACCCAAAATGGAATATAGAAAAAGAATACTATGCAATCGTTGAAGGAGATACTTCTAACATTGATTTTTCTGAGTATGAAAACAAAGGAATATATCTAAAAAAAGAAAAATATCAAACAAAACCATTTAAAGTAAAAGTCTTAAACACTTCAAAAGATAAATCAGAAATTTTAATCACGCTTACAGAAGGCAAGTATCATCTTGTTAAAAGAATTATGCAGGAGCTTGGGCATCCTGTATTATACTTGAAAAGAATTAGAATTGGCAGTCTAAAACTTGATGAAGATTTGTTGCCCGGTGAATTTAGAGAGCTTACAGAAAAGGAAATAAAAGAGCTAAAAAAACTTATAAAAATGAATGATTAA
- a CDS encoding cupredoxin domain-containing protein yields MNFLKILLVFLISFIFISCTTKTEEKPEVVVDIKVSKEGYQPNVIKLKKGQVVLFRITAVDEGIGQDTSQKYYGHCFYILPPYDIMVENIKQGETKEVKVKMTFPGHHIFTCPYCSDVLPTKGDIYVE; encoded by the coding sequence ATGAACTTTTTAAAAATACTCCTCGTCTTTCTAATAAGTTTTATATTTATATCCTGCACTACCAAAACAGAAGAAAAACCTGAAGTTGTTGTTGATATAAAAGTATCAAAAGAAGGTTATCAGCCTAATGTTATTAAGCTAAAAAAAGGTCAAGTTGTACTGTTTAGAATCACAGCCGTTGATGAAGGCATTGGTCAAGATACCTCTCAAAAATACTATGGACACTGTTTTTACATTCTTCCACCATACGACATAATGGTAGAAAACATAAAACAAGGAGAAACTAAAGAGGTAAAGGTTAAAATGACATTTCCCGGACATCATATCTTTACATGTCCTTATTGTTCAGATGTTTTACCTACAAAGGGAGATATCTATGTTGAATAA
- a CDS encoding MFS transporter: MIKKIFAFSLFDFGETILGALVYSTFFPLYISQHIDPKIYAVVYGMTFLISFLFALQLGKIADERAKRKHFFIYFVILTAIFCLSLGFTTTLPIISLIIFSFMSISHQQSFVFYNSLLLNFESKGLASGLGVSLGYVGSAIALIFFAKSLNIPEVYYFVGVIFLIFSLPAVLFLDNPTVKQEFKIKEILKDRAFMLTILAILSLTEVANTLISMMSIYLKIVYGFENVEIYKVIGFSAIGGILGGVFWGKVSDLIGPGRVFPLGFFLWTLLLMILPFTPKQYVLLAGFFAGFSLAHLWTVSRVYIIHNFPKEQVSTRMSFLSLTERIASTIGLFLWSFFLWISNDDYKLSAFLMSFIPLFGFFVFLYSKKKYYST, from the coding sequence ATGATTAAAAAGATTTTTGCATTTTCACTTTTTGATTTTGGCGAAACTATCCTTGGAGCATTAGTATACTCAACATTTTTTCCTTTATACATCAGCCAGCATATTGACCCAAAGATTTACGCTGTTGTTTATGGAATGACTTTTTTAATCTCATTTCTGTTTGCATTACAGCTTGGGAAAATTGCAGACGAAAGAGCTAAAAGAAAACATTTTTTTATCTATTTTGTGATTCTTACAGCTATTTTTTGTTTATCCTTAGGCTTTACAACTACGCTACCTATCATTTCTTTAATTATTTTCTCTTTTATGTCTATATCACATCAACAAAGCTTTGTTTTTTATAACTCTCTACTTTTAAACTTTGAAAGCAAAGGCTTAGCATCAGGGTTAGGTGTATCTCTTGGTTATGTTGGTTCTGCCATAGCTTTAATATTCTTTGCTAAATCGTTAAATATTCCGGAAGTTTATTATTTTGTTGGGGTAATTTTTTTAATTTTTTCATTGCCGGCGGTTTTGTTTTTAGACAACCCAACTGTTAAGCAAGAATTTAAAATCAAAGAAATCTTAAAAGATAGAGCCTTTATGCTGACTATCTTAGCCATACTTAGTTTGACAGAAGTAGCAAACACTTTAATCTCAATGATGAGCATATACTTAAAAATTGTTTATGGCTTTGAAAATGTAGAAATATACAAAGTTATAGGATTTTCTGCTATTGGCGGAATTTTAGGTGGTGTATTTTGGGGCAAAGTCTCTGATTTAATCGGTCCAGGTAGAGTTTTTCCTCTCGGATTTTTTCTCTGGACATTACTTTTAATGATTTTACCTTTTACACCAAAACAATATGTTCTTTTAGCAGGATTTTTTGCTGGTTTTTCTTTGGCACATCTTTGGACTGTTTCAAGAGTTTATATAATACATAATTTTCCAAAGGAGCAAGTATCAACAAGAATGTCTTTTTTATCCCTTACTGAAAGAATAGCTTCAACCATTGGTTTATTTTTATGGTCTTTTTTCCTTTGGATTAGTAACGATGATTATAAACTTTCTGCCTTTTTGATGTCTTTTATTCCGTTATTTGGATTTTTTGTTTTTCTGTACTCTAAAAAGAAATATTATTCAACATAG